The Lonsdalea populi genome window below encodes:
- the rplC gene encoding 50S ribosomal protein L3: protein MIGLVGKKVGMTRIFTEEGVSIPVTVIEIEANRVTQVKNLENDGYSAVQVTTGAKKASRITKPEAGHFAKAGVEAGRTLREFRLAEGEEFTIGQNISVEIFADVKKVDVTGTSKGKGFAGTVKRWNFRTQDATHGNSLSHRVPGSIGQNQTPGKVFKGKKMAGQMGNERVTVQSLDVVRVDAERNLLLVKGAVPGATGSDLIVKPAVKA from the coding sequence ATGATTGGTTTAGTCGGTAAAAAAGTGGGTATGACCCGCATCTTCACTGAAGAAGGCGTTTCTATCCCTGTAACCGTAATTGAAATTGAAGCAAACCGCGTAACTCAGGTCAAAAACCTGGAAAACGACGGTTATTCTGCTGTCCAGGTGACTACCGGTGCTAAAAAAGCTAGCCGTATCACCAAACCTGAAGCAGGTCACTTCGCTAAAGCGGGCGTTGAAGCAGGTCGTACTCTGCGCGAATTCCGCCTGGCTGAAGGTGAAGAATTCACCATCGGTCAGAACATCAGCGTTGAAATTTTCGCAGACGTGAAAAAAGTTGACGTGACTGGTACATCCAAAGGTAAAGGTTTTGCCGGTACTGTTAAGCGCTGGAACTTCCGTACTCAGGATGCTACCCACGGTAACTCCTTGTCTCACCGCGTTCCGGGTTCTATCGGTCAGAACCAGACTCCGGGCAAAGTGTTCAAAGGCAAGAAAATGGCTGGCCAGATGGGTAATGAACGCGTAACCGTTCAGAGCTTGGACGTAGTACGTGTTGACGCTGAGCGCAACCTGCTGCTGGTTAAAGGTGCAGTTCCCGGTGCTACCGGTAGCGACCTGATCGTTAAACCAGCTGTGAAGGCGTAA
- the rplD gene encoding 50S ribosomal protein L4 yields the protein MELVLKDAQSALTVSETTFGRDFNEALVHQVVVAYAAGARQGTRAQKTRAEVTGSGKKPWRQKGTGRARSGSVKSPIWRSGGVTFAAKPQDHSQKVNKKMYRGALKSILSELVRQDRLIVVEKFSVEAPKTKLLAQKLKELALEDVLIITGELDENLFLAARNLYKVDVRDVAGIDPVSLIAFDKVVMTADAVKQVEEMLA from the coding sequence ATGGAATTAGTATTGAAAGACGCGCAAAGCGCGCTGACTGTTTCCGAAACTACCTTCGGTCGTGATTTCAACGAAGCGCTGGTACACCAGGTTGTTGTTGCTTATGCAGCAGGTGCCCGTCAAGGTACTCGTGCTCAGAAGACCCGTGCTGAAGTAACTGGTTCCGGTAAAAAACCGTGGCGCCAGAAAGGTACCGGCCGTGCGCGTTCAGGTTCTGTAAAGAGCCCGATCTGGCGTTCCGGTGGCGTGACCTTTGCTGCCAAGCCTCAGGACCACAGTCAGAAAGTTAACAAAAAGATGTACCGTGGCGCGCTGAAAAGCATCCTGTCCGAGCTGGTACGTCAAGATCGTCTGATCGTTGTCGAGAAGTTCTCTGTTGAAGCACCGAAAACCAAGCTGTTGGCTCAGAAACTGAAAGAGCTAGCTCTGGAAGACGTGCTGATCATCACCGGTGAACTGGATGAGAATCTGTTCCTGGCCGCACGCAACCTGTACAAGGTTGACGTACGCGATGTGGCAGGTATCGACCCAGTTAGCCTGATTGCCTTCGACAAAGTGGTCATGACTGCTGATGCTGTTAAGCAAGTTGAGGAGATGCTGGCATGA
- the rplW gene encoding 50S ribosomal protein L23 produces the protein MIREERLLKVLRAPHVSEKASTAMEKTNTIVLKVAKDATKAEIKAAVQKLFEVEVNEVRTLVVKGKVKRHGQRIGRRSDWKKAYVTLKEGQNLDFIGGAE, from the coding sequence ATGATTCGTGAAGAACGTCTGCTGAAAGTACTGCGCGCGCCGCACGTTTCTGAAAAAGCGTCTACTGCGATGGAAAAAACCAACACCATCGTTCTCAAAGTTGCAAAAGACGCGACTAAAGCAGAAATCAAAGCAGCAGTGCAGAAACTGTTTGAAGTCGAAGTCAATGAAGTTCGCACCCTGGTTGTTAAAGGGAAAGTGAAACGTCATGGACAGCGTATCGGTCGTCGTAGCGACTGGAAAAAAGCTTACGTCACCCTGAAAGAAGGCCAGAATCTGGACTTCATCGGCGGCGCAGAGTAA
- the rplB gene encoding 50S ribosomal protein L2 — MAIVKCKPTSPGRRHVVKVVNPELHKGKPYAPLLEKNSKSGGRNNNGRITTRHIGGGHKQQYRIVDFKRNKDGIPAVVERLEYDPNRSANIALVLYKDGERRYILAPKGLKAGDQIQSGVDAAIKPGNTLPMRNIPVGSTVHNVEMKPGKGGQLARSAGAYVQIVARDGSYVTLRLRSGEMRKVEADCRATLGEVGNAEHMLRVLGKAGAARWRGVRPTVRGTAMNPVDHPHGGGEGRNFGKHPVSPWGIQTKGKKTRSNKRTDKFIVRRRSK, encoded by the coding sequence ATGGCAATTGTTAAATGTAAACCGACATCTCCGGGTCGTCGCCACGTTGTTAAAGTGGTTAACCCTGAGCTGCACAAGGGCAAGCCGTATGCCCCGTTGCTGGAAAAAAACAGCAAAAGCGGTGGCCGTAACAACAATGGCCGCATCACTACCCGTCACATCGGTGGTGGCCACAAACAGCAGTACCGTATTGTTGACTTCAAACGCAACAAAGATGGTATCCCTGCTGTAGTTGAGCGTCTGGAGTACGATCCGAACCGTTCCGCGAACATCGCGCTGGTTCTGTACAAAGATGGCGAACGCCGTTACATCCTGGCACCTAAAGGCCTGAAAGCCGGTGATCAGATTCAGTCTGGTGTTGATGCTGCAATCAAGCCGGGTAACACCCTGCCTATGCGTAATATCCCGGTTGGTTCAACGGTTCATAACGTAGAAATGAAACCAGGTAAAGGCGGCCAACTGGCTCGCTCAGCCGGTGCCTACGTTCAGATCGTTGCCCGCGACGGTTCTTACGTCACCCTGCGTCTGCGCTCTGGTGAAATGCGTAAAGTTGAAGCTGACTGCCGCGCAACACTGGGCGAAGTCGGTAACGCTGAGCACATGCTGCGCGTTCTGGGTAAAGCTGGTGCTGCTCGCTGGCGTGGTGTTCGTCCTACCGTTCGCGGTACGGCAATGAACCCGGTCGACCACCCGCACGGTGGTGGTGAAGGTCGTAACTTTGGTAAGCACCCGGTATCCCCGTGGGGCATTCAGACCAAAGGTAAGAAGACCCGCAGCAACAAGCGTACTGATAAATTTATCGTACGTCGCCGTAGCAAATAA
- the rpsS gene encoding 30S ribosomal protein S19 yields the protein MPRSLKKGPFIDLHLLKKVEKAVESGDKKPLRTWSRRSTIFPNMIGLTIAVHNGRQHVPVFISDEMVGHKLGEFAPTRTYRGHAADKKAKKR from the coding sequence ATGCCACGTTCTCTCAAGAAAGGTCCATTTATAGACCTGCACTTGCTGAAGAAGGTAGAGAAAGCGGTGGAAAGCGGAGACAAGAAGCCTTTGCGCACTTGGTCCCGTCGTTCAACGATCTTTCCAAACATGATCGGTTTGACCATCGCTGTCCATAATGGTCGTCAGCACGTTCCGGTATTCATCTCTGATGAGATGGTCGGTCACAAGCTGGGTGAGTTCGCACCGACCCGTACTTATCGCGGCCATGCGGCCGATAAAAAGGCTAAAAAGCGCTAA
- the rplV gene encoding 50S ribosomal protein L22, producing the protein METIAKHRHARSSAQKVRLVADLIRGKKVSQALEILTYTNKKAAGLVKKVLESAIANAEHNDGADIDDLKVAKIFVDEGPSMKRIMPRAKGRADRILKRTSHITVVVSDR; encoded by the coding sequence ATGGAAACTATCGCTAAACATCGCCACGCTCGTTCTTCTGCTCAAAAGGTACGCCTGGTGGCGGACCTGATTCGCGGTAAGAAAGTGTCGCAAGCTCTGGAAATTCTGACCTACACCAACAAGAAAGCTGCTGGTCTGGTTAAAAAAGTACTGGAGTCTGCTATTGCTAACGCAGAACACAACGATGGCGCTGACATTGATGATCTGAAAGTTGCGAAAATCTTCGTTGACGAAGGCCCAAGCATGAAGCGCATTATGCCGCGTGCCAAAGGTCGTGCGGATCGCATCCTGAAGCGTACCAGCCACATCACTGTGGTTGTGTCCGATCGCTGA
- the rpsC gene encoding 30S ribosomal protein S3 codes for MGQKVHPNGIRLGIVKPWNSTWYANTKEFADNLDSDFKVRKYLTKELEKASVSRIVIERPAKSIRVTIHTARPGIVIGKKGEDVEKLRKVVAEIAGVPAQINIAEVRKPELDAKLVADSITSQLERRVMFRRAMKRAVQNAMRLGAKGIKVEVSGRLGGAEIARTEWYREGRVPLHTLRADIDYNTSEAHTTYGVIGVKVWIFKGEILGGMAAVEQAEKPSAQPKKQQRKGRK; via the coding sequence ATGGGTCAGAAAGTACATCCTAATGGTATTCGACTGGGTATTGTCAAACCTTGGAACTCTACCTGGTATGCAAATACCAAAGAATTCGCTGACAACCTGGACAGCGATTTTAAAGTTCGCAAATACCTGACTAAGGAACTGGAGAAAGCCTCCGTTTCCCGTATCGTTATCGAACGTCCGGCCAAGAGCATTCGTGTGACTATTCACACCGCTCGTCCGGGCATCGTTATCGGTAAGAAAGGTGAAGACGTAGAAAAACTGCGTAAAGTCGTCGCGGAAATTGCTGGCGTTCCTGCGCAGATCAACATCGCTGAAGTCCGTAAGCCTGAACTGGACGCAAAACTGGTTGCTGACAGCATCACTTCTCAGCTGGAACGTCGTGTTATGTTCCGCCGTGCTATGAAGCGTGCCGTACAGAATGCCATGCGTCTGGGCGCTAAAGGGATCAAAGTTGAAGTAAGCGGCCGTCTTGGCGGCGCTGAAATCGCACGTACCGAATGGTATCGCGAAGGTCGTGTTCCGCTGCATACACTGCGTGCGGATATCGACTACAACACCTCCGAAGCGCACACCACTTACGGTGTCATCGGTGTGAAAGTGTGGATCTTCAAAGGTGAGATCCTGGGTGGTATGGCTGCCGTTGAGCAAGCAGAAAAACCGTCTGCTCAACCTAAAAAGCAGCAGCGTAAAGGCCGCAAGTAA
- the rplP gene encoding 50S ribosomal protein L16 produces the protein MLQPKRTKFRKVHKGRNRGLAAGTDVSFGTFGLKAVGRGRLTARQIEAARRAMTRAVKRQGKIWIRVFPDKPITEKPLEVRMGKGKGNVEYWVALIQPGKVLYEMDGVPEELAREAFQLAAAKLPIKTTFVTKTVM, from the coding sequence ATGTTACAACCAAAGCGTACAAAATTCCGTAAGGTGCACAAGGGCCGCAACCGTGGTCTGGCTGCTGGTACGGATGTGAGCTTCGGCACTTTCGGTCTGAAAGCTGTTGGCCGTGGTCGCCTGACCGCTCGTCAAATCGAAGCCGCGCGTCGTGCCATGACTCGTGCTGTAAAGCGTCAAGGTAAGATCTGGATCCGTGTATTCCCGGACAAACCGATCACCGAGAAACCGCTGGAAGTACGTATGGGTAAAGGTAAAGGTAACGTGGAATATTGGGTTGCCTTGATTCAGCCAGGTAAAGTCCTGTACGAAATGGACGGTGTGCCGGAAGAGTTAGCCCGTGAGGCATTCCAACTGGCAGCAGCGAAACTGCCGATCAAAACCACCTTTGTAACTAAGACGGTGATGTAA
- the rpmC gene encoding 50S ribosomal protein L29 produces MKAKELREKSVEELNTELLELLREQFNLRMQAASGQLQQTHLLKQVRRNVARVKTLLTEKAGA; encoded by the coding sequence ATGAAAGCAAAAGAGCTGCGTGAAAAGAGCGTTGAAGAGCTGAATACTGAACTGCTTGAACTGCTGCGCGAACAATTCAATCTGCGTATGCAGGCGGCCAGTGGTCAGCTGCAACAAACTCACCTGTTAAAGCAAGTGCGTCGCAATGTCGCACGCGTTAAGACTTTACTGACTGAGAAGGCGGGTGCGTAA
- the rpsQ gene encoding 30S ribosomal protein S17, producing the protein MTDKIRTLQGRVVSDKMQKSAVVAIERFVKHPIYGKFIKRTTKLHVHDENNECGIGDVVEIRECRPLSKTKSWTLVRVVEKAIL; encoded by the coding sequence ATGACCGATAAAATCCGTACTCTGCAGGGTCGTGTTGTTAGTGACAAAATGCAGAAATCTGCTGTTGTTGCTATCGAACGTTTTGTGAAGCACCCGATTTATGGGAAGTTCATCAAACGTACGACCAAGCTGCACGTACACGACGAGAACAACGAATGCGGGATCGGCGACGTGGTGGAAATCCGCGAATGCCGTCCGCTGTCCAAAACCAAATCCTGGACGTTGGTTCGCGTTGTAGAGAAAGCGATTCTGTAA
- the rplN gene encoding 50S ribosomal protein L14, which produces MIQEQTMLNVADNSGARRVMCIKVLGGSHRRYAGVGDIIKITIKEAIPRGKVKKGDVLKAVVVRTKKGVRRPDGSVVRFDGNACVILNNNSEQPIGTRIFGPVTRELRSEKFMKIISLAPEVL; this is translated from the coding sequence ATGATCCAAGAACAGACTATGCTGAACGTGGCCGACAACTCCGGCGCGCGTCGCGTAATGTGTATCAAGGTTCTAGGTGGCTCGCACCGTCGCTACGCAGGCGTCGGCGACATCATCAAGATCACCATCAAGGAAGCAATTCCTCGTGGTAAGGTGAAGAAAGGCGATGTGCTGAAGGCGGTAGTGGTGCGCACCAAGAAGGGTGTTCGTCGCCCTGACGGTTCTGTCGTTCGCTTTGATGGAAATGCTTGCGTTATTTTGAACAATAACAGCGAACAGCCCATCGGTACGCGTATTTTTGGGCCGGTGACTCGTGAACTGCGTTCTGAAAAGTTCATGAAAATTATCTCTCTGGCACCAGAAGTACTGTAA
- the rplX gene encoding 50S ribosomal protein L24 — MAAKIRRDDEVIVLTGKDKGKRGKVKNVLSSSKIVVEGINLVKKHQKPVPALNQPGGIVEKEAAIQVSNVAIFNAATGKADRVGFRFEDGKKVRFFKSNSETIK; from the coding sequence ATGGCAGCGAAAATCCGTCGCGATGACGAAGTTATCGTGCTAACCGGCAAAGATAAAGGTAAGCGCGGTAAAGTGAAAAATGTTCTGTCTTCCAGCAAGATTGTTGTTGAAGGTATCAACCTGGTTAAAAAACATCAGAAGCCGGTTCCGGCCCTGAATCAACCGGGTGGCATCGTTGAAAAAGAAGCTGCAATTCAGGTTTCCAACGTTGCGATCTTTAATGCGGCAACTGGTAAGGCTGACCGTGTAGGCTTTAGATTTGAAGATGGAAAAAAAGTCCGTTTCTTTAAATCGAACAGCGAAACTATCAAGTAA
- the rplE gene encoding 50S ribosomal protein L5: MAKLHDYYKDEVVKKLMTEFNYNSVMQVPRVEKITLNMGVGEAIADKKLLDNAAADLTAISGQKPLITKARKSVAGFKIRQGYPIGCKVTLRGERMWEFLERLITIAVPRIRDFRGLSAKSFDGRGNYSMGVREQIIFPEIDYDKVDRVRGLDITITTTAKTDDEGRALLAAFNFPFRK; the protein is encoded by the coding sequence ATGGCGAAACTGCATGATTACTACAAAGACGAAGTAGTTAAAAAACTCATGACTGAGTTTAACTACAATTCTGTCATGCAAGTCCCTCGGGTCGAGAAGATCACCCTGAACATGGGTGTTGGTGAAGCGATTGCTGACAAGAAACTGCTGGATAATGCAGCAGCAGATCTGACAGCTATCTCCGGTCAAAAACCGCTGATCACCAAAGCACGCAAATCAGTTGCAGGCTTCAAAATCCGTCAGGGCTATCCGATCGGCTGTAAAGTAACTCTGCGTGGCGAACGCATGTGGGAGTTTCTTGAGCGTCTGATCACCATTGCTGTACCGCGTATCCGTGACTTCCGTGGCCTGTCCGCCAAGTCATTTGATGGCCGTGGTAACTACAGCATGGGTGTGCGTGAGCAGATCATCTTCCCGGAAATCGACTATGACAAAGTCGATCGCGTTCGTGGTTTGGATATTACCATTACCACTACTGCGAAAACCGATGATGAAGGCCGTGCTCTGCTGGCTGCCTTTAACTTCCCGTTCCGCAAGTAA
- the rpsN gene encoding 30S ribosomal protein S14 produces MAKQSMKAREVKRVKLADKFFAKRVELKAIISDVNASDEDRWNAVLKLQTLPRDSSPSRQRNRCRQTGRPHAFLRKFGLSRIKVREAAMRGEIPGLKKASW; encoded by the coding sequence ATGGCTAAGCAATCCATGAAAGCACGCGAAGTCAAACGCGTGAAACTAGCTGACAAATTCTTCGCAAAACGTGTTGAACTGAAAGCTATCATCTCTGACGTGAATGCTTCCGACGAAGATCGTTGGAACGCTGTTCTGAAGCTGCAGACTCTGCCGCGTGATTCCAGCCCGTCTCGTCAGCGTAACCGCTGCCGCCAGACTGGTCGTCCGCACGCTTTCCTGCGGAAGTTCGGGTTGAGCCGTATCAAGGTCCGTGAAGCCGCCATGCGCGGTGAAATTCCGGGTCTGAAAAAGGCTAGCTGGTAA
- the rpsH gene encoding 30S ribosomal protein S8: MSMQDPIADMLTRIRNGQAANKVAVTMPSSKLKVAIANVLKEEGYIEDFKIEGDTKPALELELKYFQGKAVVESIQRVSRPGLRIYKRKDELPKVMAGLGIAVVSTSKGVMTDRAARQAGLGGEIICYVA; the protein is encoded by the coding sequence ATGAGCATGCAAGATCCGATCGCGGATATGCTGACCCGTATCCGTAACGGTCAAGCCGCGAACAAAGTTGCGGTCACCATGCCTTCCTCCAAGCTGAAAGTGGCAATTGCCAACGTGCTGAAGGAAGAAGGTTATATCGAAGATTTCAAAATCGAAGGCGACACCAAGCCTGCTCTTGAACTGGAACTGAAATATTTCCAGGGCAAAGCGGTGGTAGAGAGCATTCAGCGTGTTAGCCGTCCAGGTCTGCGCATCTATAAACGTAAAGATGAGCTGCCAAAAGTGATGGCTGGTTTAGGTATCGCAGTTGTTTCTACCTCTAAAGGTGTTATGACTGATCGTGCAGCTCGCCAGGCTGGTCTTGGTGGCGAGATTATCTGCTACGTAGCTTAA
- the rplF gene encoding 50S ribosomal protein L6 produces MSRVAKAPVVIPAGVEVKLNGQDISIKGKNGELSRKIHDAVEVKQADNALTFAPREGVANGWAQAGTTRALLNNMVIGVTEGFSKKLQLVGVGYRAAVKGNVVNMALGFSHPVDHELPAGINAECPTQTEIVLKGADKQLIGQVAAELRAYRRPEPYKGKGVRYADEVVRTKEAKKK; encoded by the coding sequence ATGTCTCGTGTTGCAAAAGCACCCGTCGTCATTCCTGCCGGCGTAGAGGTTAAACTCAACGGTCAGGATATTTCGATTAAGGGTAAAAACGGCGAGCTGAGTCGTAAGATCCATGATGCCGTAGAAGTTAAGCAGGCTGACAATGCACTGACTTTCGCCCCGCGCGAAGGTGTTGCAAACGGCTGGGCCCAGGCTGGGACCACTCGTGCACTGTTGAACAACATGGTTATCGGTGTTACCGAAGGCTTCTCTAAGAAGCTGCAGCTGGTAGGTGTAGGTTATCGTGCCGCCGTGAAAGGCAATGTGGTGAATATGGCCCTGGGCTTTTCTCACCCTGTTGATCACGAACTGCCTGCAGGCATTAATGCCGAATGTCCGACTCAGACTGAAATCGTGCTGAAAGGCGCTGATAAGCAGTTGATCGGTCAGGTTGCTGCAGAACTGCGCGCTTACCGTCGTCCTGAGCCTTATAAAGGCAAGGGTGTCCGTTACGCCGACGAAGTCGTGCGTACCAAAGAGGCTAAGAAGAAGTAA
- the rplR gene encoding 50S ribosomal protein L18, giving the protein MDKKSARIRRATRARRKLQELGATRLVVHRTPRHIYAQVIAPNGSEVLVAASTVEKAIAEQLKSTGNKDAAAAVGKTIAERALEKGIKDVSFDRSGFQYHGRVQALADAAREAGLQF; this is encoded by the coding sequence ATGGATAAGAAATCAGCTCGTATCCGTCGTGCGACCCGCGCACGTCGCAAGCTCCAGGAACTGGGTGCGACACGTCTGGTGGTACATCGTACCCCGCGTCATATCTATGCGCAGGTCATCGCACCGAACGGTTCTGAAGTCCTGGTAGCCGCTTCTACTGTAGAAAAAGCTATCGCTGAACAACTGAAGTCCACCGGTAACAAAGATGCTGCCGCTGCTGTGGGTAAAACCATCGCTGAGCGCGCTCTTGAAAAAGGCATCAAAGATGTCTCTTTTGACCGTTCCGGGTTCCAATATCATGGTCGTGTCCAGGCACTGGCAGATGCTGCCCGTGAAGCTGGCCTTCAGTTCTAA
- the rpsE gene encoding 30S ribosomal protein S5: protein MAHIEKQAGELQEKLIAVNRVSKTVKGGRIFSFTALTVVGDGNGRVGFGYGKAREVPAAIQKAMEKARRNMMNVALNNGTLQHPVKGAHTGSRVFMQPASEGTGIIAGGAMRAVLEVAGVHNVLAKAYGSTNPINVVRATIDGLANMKSPDMVAAKRGKSVEEILG from the coding sequence ATGGCTCACATCGAGAAACAAGCTGGCGAACTGCAGGAAAAGCTGATCGCGGTAAATCGCGTATCTAAAACTGTTAAAGGTGGTCGTATTTTCTCCTTCACAGCTCTGACTGTAGTTGGTGATGGTAACGGTCGCGTAGGTTTTGGTTACGGTAAAGCGCGTGAAGTTCCGGCAGCAATCCAGAAAGCGATGGAAAAAGCCCGTCGCAATATGATGAATGTCGCGCTGAACAACGGCACTCTGCAGCACCCTGTTAAAGGTGCGCACACAGGGTCTCGCGTGTTCATGCAGCCAGCTTCCGAAGGTACCGGTATCATTGCCGGTGGTGCAATGCGCGCCGTGCTGGAAGTCGCAGGGGTTCATAACGTACTGGCTAAAGCCTATGGTTCCACTAACCCGATCAACGTGGTTCGTGCAACTATCGATGGCTTGGCCAATATGAAGTCCCCGGATATGGTCGCTGCCAAGCGTGGTAAATCCGTTGAAGAAATTCTGGGGTAA
- the rpmD gene encoding 50S ribosomal protein L30, translated as MAKTIKITQTRSAIGRLPKHKATLLGLGLRRIGHTVEREDTPAVRGMVNAVSYMVKVEE; from the coding sequence ATGGCAAAGACTATTAAGATTACTCAAACCCGTAGTGCAATCGGTCGTCTGCCGAAACATAAGGCAACACTGCTTGGCCTGGGTCTGCGCCGTATTGGCCACACCGTTGAGCGTGAAGATACGCCTGCTGTACGCGGTATGGTCAACGCGGTTTCCTACATGGTTAAAGTGGAGGAGTAA
- the rplO gene encoding 50S ribosomal protein L15, translated as MRLNTLSPAEGAKHAPKRLGRGIGSGLGKTGGRGHKGQKSRSGGGVRRGFEGGQMPLYRRLPKFGFTSRKAMVTAEIRLSDLARVEGDVVDLNTLKAANVIGIQIEFAKVILSGEVARPVTIRGLRVTKGARAAIEAAGGKIEE; from the coding sequence ATGCGTTTAAATACTCTGTCTCCGGCCGAAGGTGCTAAACACGCACCGAAGCGTTTAGGTCGTGGTATCGGTTCTGGCCTGGGCAAAACCGGCGGCCGTGGTCACAAAGGTCAGAAGTCTCGTTCTGGCGGTGGCGTACGTCGTGGTTTTGAAGGTGGTCAGATGCCCCTGTACCGTCGTCTGCCGAAATTCGGCTTCACTTCTCGTAAAGCCATGGTAACAGCTGAGATCCGTCTCTCTGACCTGGCTCGCGTTGAAGGCGATGTTGTCGATCTGAATACGCTGAAAGCCGCAAATGTCATTGGCATCCAGATTGAGTTCGCGAAAGTGATTCTGTCTGGTGAAGTTGCACGCCCAGTAACGATTCGTGGTCTGCGTGTCACTAAAGGTGCTCGTGCTGCTATCGAAGCTGCTGGCGGTAAAATTGAGGAATAA
- the secY gene encoding preprotein translocase subunit SecY, with protein sequence MAKQPGLDFQSAKGGVGELKRRLLFVIGALIVFRIGSFIPIPGIDATVLAKLLEQQRGTIIEMFNMFSGGALSRASIFALGIMPYISASIIIQLLTVVHPALAEIKKEGEAGRRKISQYTRYGTLVLGIFQSIGIATGLPNMPGMQGLVINPGFAFYFTAVVSLVTGTMFLMWLGEQITERGIGNGISIIIFAGIVAGLPPAIAHTIEQARQGDLHFLLLLLVAVLVFAVTFFVVFVERGQRRIVVNYAKRQQGRRVYAAQSTHLPLKVNMAGVIPAIFASSIILFPATIASWFGGGTGWNWLTTISMYLQPGQPLYVLLYASAIIFFCFFYTALVFNPRETADNLKKSGAFVPGIRPGEQTAKYIDKVMTRLTLVGAMYITFICLIPEFMRDAMKVPFYFGGTSLLIVVVVIMDFMAQVQTLLMSSQYESALKKANLKGYNR encoded by the coding sequence ATGGCTAAGCAACCAGGATTAGATTTTCAAAGTGCTAAAGGCGGGGTTGGCGAGCTGAAACGCAGACTGTTGTTTGTAATCGGTGCGTTGATTGTTTTCCGTATTGGCTCTTTTATTCCCATTCCTGGTATTGATGCCACTGTGCTTGCCAAATTGCTCGAGCAACAGCGAGGCACCATCATTGAAATGTTTAACATGTTCTCTGGTGGTGCCCTCAGTCGCGCTTCTATCTTTGCTCTGGGTATTATGCCGTATATTTCGGCATCCATTATTATCCAGTTGCTGACGGTGGTTCACCCGGCGTTAGCGGAAATAAAGAAAGAAGGGGAGGCTGGGCGACGTAAAATTAGCCAGTATACCCGTTATGGTACGCTGGTCTTGGGTATTTTTCAGTCTATCGGTATTGCTACCGGTTTACCGAATATGCCTGGAATGCAAGGACTGGTTATTAATCCAGGCTTTGCTTTCTATTTTACAGCTGTTGTCAGCCTAGTTACGGGGACGATGTTCCTGATGTGGCTTGGTGAACAGATTACTGAACGTGGTATCGGTAACGGTATCTCAATCATAATCTTCGCTGGTATTGTCGCAGGACTTCCTCCTGCAATCGCGCATACCATCGAGCAAGCTCGGCAAGGCGACCTGCACTTCCTCCTGTTGCTGTTGGTTGCAGTTTTAGTGTTTGCAGTGACGTTCTTTGTTGTATTCGTCGAGCGTGGTCAACGTCGTATCGTCGTTAACTACGCGAAGCGTCAGCAGGGTCGTCGTGTTTATGCAGCACAGAGTACGCATTTGCCTCTGAAGGTGAATATGGCCGGGGTTATCCCAGCAATCTTCGCTTCCAGTATTATTCTGTTCCCAGCTACGATTGCATCTTGGTTTGGGGGCGGTACCGGTTGGAACTGGCTGACGACGATTTCGATGTATCTGCAGCCTGGACAACCGCTTTATGTGCTACTCTATGCGTCTGCAATCATCTTCTTCTGTTTCTTTTATACCGCATTGGTTTTCAATCCGCGTGAAACAGCAGATAACCTGAAGAAGTCCGGTGCATTCGTGCCAGGAATTCGGCCGGGAGAGCAAACGGCGAAATATATTGATAAGGTGATGACCCGTCTAACCCTAGTTGGTGCGATGTACATTACTTTTATCTGCCTTATCCCGGAGTTTATGCGTGATGCAATGAAAGTGCCGTTCTACTTTGGTGGTACGTCCCTGTTAATCGTTGTGGTCGTGATCATGGACTTTATGGCTCAAGTGCAAACTTTGTTGATGTCTAGTCAATATGAGTCTGCATTGAAGAAAGCAAACCTTAAAGGCTATAACCGCTAA
- the rpmJ gene encoding 50S ribosomal protein L36, producing the protein MKVRASVKKLCRNCKIVKRNGVVRVICSAEPKHKQRQG; encoded by the coding sequence ATGAAAGTTCGTGCTTCCGTCAAGAAATTATGTCGTAACTGCAAGATCGTTAAACGTAACGGTGTCGTTCGTGTGATTTGCAGCGCCGAGCCGAAGCATAAACAGCGTCAAGGCTGA